The segment AGTCCTTCATTTGAACTGAATTATAATAACCATTATGCTAAATTAGTAAAGGAGTGATCCTTCCTAGCAAGTTTTTTCTCTTATTCGTTTAATGCAGTGGCTGTTTTTGTTCATCCAATGTAAAGCCTTCCCCTGCTACATCTCGCACTTCAATAATCGATACGAAAGCATGGGGGTCAACCTCATGGATAATTGATTTTAAACGCACAACTTCATTGCGACCAATCACACAATAAATAACCTCTTTCGGTTGTTTTGTAAAATGCCCATGTCCTTCTAAAATCGTGATGCCTCGCTCCATGCGTAGCGCAATCGTCTTTGCGATAACATCCGATTGCTCAGAAATAATAAGAGCACCACGAGCGGCATATGCACCATCCTGTACGAAATCTATCACACGTGCGCCAACAAAGACTGCCACTAATGTGTACATCATTGAACGAGCATCTAAGAATGTTAACCATGATAGCATAATAACAATGGCATCAAAGATAAACATCGTCTTCCCCATGCTCCAGCCTAAATATTTATGTCCTAGTCGAGCTAAAATATCAACACCACCTGTTGTACCGCCATAGCGGAAAACAATACCAAGCCCTAATCCAACAAAGACACCCGCGAAAAGTGCAACAAGCAGCATATCATCCTCTAAATGAATCGTAAATTGATACTTTTGGAAAACTTTAAGGAAAACAGATACGGATAATGTCCCAACTAACGTATAAATAAAGGATTTTTTTCCAAGTAAACGATAACCAATAATAAACATCGGAATATTTAATAATAGGTTCATTAAGGCAGGGTCCCAACCTAATGTAAAATAAAGTATAAGTGTGATCCCACTAAGTCCACCCTCACCAAGCTGATTTTGCATGTTGAAGTGAACAAAGCCGAAGCTAAAAATTGCCGCTCCGAGCATTATTGCGATAATATTACGAATTTTAAGCTGTTTTAACATTTGACCTCCTGTAGTTCCAATCAATGAAGTAGTGATATCTATTATCACGTCTGTTGATTAACTAAATTTTCCTATAAAAAACTAATAAAAAAGAGAGATTCCATGTAAAATGTAAGTTACCACACCAACATTTACGAGGAGGAATCTCTCATGGCTAAGAATACCACGATTTTCACATTACTTCAAAACTTTATTTCACAGGAAGAACTGGACGGGATTCTAGCTGAGTTTCAGTTTGAAGATACGGCTCGTAAATGTAATGTAGCGACACTTTTAGACTACTTGGTTGGTGCTGCTACATTTGAATGGAAAAGTATGCGCCACGCTGCGGATGTTGCACCCGCACACGGCTTAAAATCAGTGGACTATTCGACACTTTCAAAACGTTTAGGTGAACTGAATTACCTCATCGTGAAGCGTATTTTCGAATTAATTGTCGGCCGATTAAACCGAGCTGCAAGGCGTTCTCTCAAGTTAAAAAAAGAACTTCTGGCAATTGATTCGACAACGATTACGGTCGGAAAAACTCGTTTACCATGGGCGCTTTATCACGGGAATCGTTCAGGGATCAAACTGCACGTCAGCTTTACAAATGAAACAGGTATGCCTCTTCAAATCGTTGAAACAACTGGGCTGAAGCATGATGGTCCAATCGGTGTTCAATTAGAAGATAAGCGTTTTATTTTAGTGGCGGATCGTGCTTATTTTTCAATTGATAAAGTCGATCGATATGCAAAAACGCAGCAGGATTTTGTCATTCGTTTAAAAGAGAATATTCAGTTAAACCGTAAAAAATCGTTACAACGAGCAGCTGTGGAAGGTTCAAATATCGTCGCAGACTTTACTTGTACGCTAGGTACGGCACAAAAACAAACCGAAAAACGCCATCGTATTGTCGAGTTTACCGATTATGAAGGTGCGATTGTACGTGTCGTCACGAATCTTCGCGATGTATCCGCAGAAGAAATCGCAGGCATGTATAAGGAACGTTGGGCAATCGAATCCTTCTTTCGCTGGATTAAACAAAATTTAAATGTGCCAGTATTATTTGGCACGACTAAAAATGCGGTATTTAGTCAGCTTTTCGCCGCGTTAATTGCCTATGTTTTATTAAAGTTTTTACACAGCCGCATTCAGTTGAAATCAGACGTAGACTCCTTGTCATTCGCAGGTTTTACACGCCTGTTTCTTTGGCATGCGCTTCCGGTGAAATGGCGAACGTACGTCGAAGAAATCTTATCATCAGCTCGGATGATTTATCAAAAAAGTGTTACGTGATTTTGGCTAATCAACACGCGTGATCTATTATCTGACATTTTATTGGTTTTGACAACAATGGTGTAAATTTTATACGATGGTAAATAGGAGTGTGATGAACTATGACAGAACAACTATCAATGCAAGCTCTGCAACAACGTGTGGATGATTATATAGGACAATTTAAAGAAGGCTATTTTCCACCATTTGAGCTATTAGCGCGTCTTACAGAGGAGCTTGGTGAGCTATCGCGTGAAGTGCAGGATGTATACGGGCAAAAAAAGAAAAAGAGTACGGAAGGAACAAATAGTATTGAAGAAGAGCTAGGGGACTTTTTCTTTGTCCTAGTATGCTTTGCAAATGCACAAGGCATTCAATTAGATCAAGCACTTTTACGCGTCATACATAAGTTTGAAACGAGAGATAAGGATCGTTGGACAAGAAAGGATGAAGAATAATGTCGATTCGTGTAGCCATTGCAGGAGCAAGAGGAAAAATGGGAGCTGAGGCTGTACATACGGTTATGAAACATGACAAAATGGAATTAGTAGCTGTACTAGATTATAAGGAAGTAGGAAAAACATTAGCTGATTTAGAAATGTTTCCAGCCAGTTACACAGCACCTATCTTTACAGATATGCATGAGCTTGTAGAAGCAACTGCACCAGACGTACTAGTAGACCTAACAAATCCCCATGCAGTATACAAACATACTAAAGAGGCATTGACATTAAATGTGCGACCTGTCATTGGTACAACGGGATTTACAGATGTACAGCTTGAGGAATTAACAGCAATAGCTAAAGAAAAAGAACTAGGCTGTATTATCGCACCCAACTTTGCCATCGGTGCTATTTTAATGATGAAATTCGCCAAAGAAGCAGCAAAATACTTACCTGATGTAGAAATTATAGAAATGCACCACGATCAAAAGCTTGATGCACCCTCTGGCACAGCCGTAAAAACTGCACAATTAATACAAGAGGTTCGTGCACCAAAAGCTCAAGGACATCCAGAAGAAAAAGAAACCATTGCAGGTGCAAGAGGTGGAGATATTGATGGCATGCGTATTCACTCCGTACGCTTACCGGGTTTAGTGGCACACCAGCAAGTATTATTTGGAGGGGATGGGCAGCTGTTAACAATTCGCCATGATTCACTAAATCGTAACTCTTTTATGTCAGGTGTGGCATTTTGTATAGAAGAGGTTATGAAAATGGATCAGCTTGTATATGGTTTAGAAAACATCATTTAAAGATGGGGATGGAAGCTATATGAAAATCGCATTAATTGCACACGATCATAAAAAAGATAATTTAGTACAGTTTGCTATTGCTTACCAAAATATTTTACAGGAGCATACCCTATATGCGACGGGCACAACAGGACAACGTGTAATTGAAGCTACTGGTTTAGAGGTTACACGTTTTCGTTCAGGTCCTCTTGGTGGCGACCAACAAATTGGCGCAATGATTGCCAATAATGATATGGACATGGTCATTTTTTTCCGTGATCCTTTAACAGCACAACCACATGAGCCAGACGTTTCTGCACTTATCCGTCTTTGTGATGTTTACCAAGTGCCACTGGCAACAAATATGGGTACAGCAGAAATACTACTAAAGGGCCTACAGGAAGGCTTTGTGGATTGGAGAATGATACAAGAAAGACGCAATTAATCAATTACGCCTCAGCGTAATTGTCGCTTCGCTTTCGATACAAAAAGAATTTGTTGAACCAAGATAAAAGGCGTGATAAAGAAAGGATGAATATCGAATGAAAAAGCTAAAAATAGGCATTACTTGTTATCCAACAGTTGGAGGCTCTGGTGTTATCGCAACAGAATTAGGCAAAATGCTTGCAGAAAGAGGACATGAAATTCATTTCATTACCTCAAGCGTACCATTTCGTTTGAACAAAATTTATCCAACCGTCTTTTTCCATGAAGTCGAAGTTAATAATTATTCAGTATTTCAATATTCACCATACGATATTGCATTAGCGAGTAAAATGGCAGACGTCATCAAGGATGAAGGGTTGGATGTGTTGCATGTGCATTATGCAATTCCACATGCAGTATGTGCGGTGCTAGCACGCGAAATGAGCGGTCAAGATATTGGCATCGTCACAACGCTTCATGGTACAGATATATCGGTGTTAGGGCAAGATTCTACACTGTCACAGGCTATCAAGTATGGTATTGATAAATCGGATATTGTTACGACTGTATCACATGCCCTAAAAGAGCAAACATATGAATTGATTGATACAACAAAACCAATTGATACAATCTATAACTTTGTGGATGAGCGTGAGTACTTCCCTCGCAATCCAGGAAACTTAAAAGCACAATTCGGTATAGAGGAAGATGAAAAAGTTATTATTCATGTATCAAACTTCCGTAAAATTAAAAACCTTCCACATATTGTAGAGGCATTTATGAAAATCCGCGCAAATATGAAGGCTAAACTATTATTAGTAGGGGATGGCCCTGAAAAGCACCGTGTTATGGATCAAGTAAAGGAGAGTCCATATATGAGTGATGTTTTATTTTTAGGGAAACAAGAAAACCTAGCTGAATTATATGCGATTAGCGACTTGAAACTTCTACTCTCACAGCAAGAGTCATTTGGGCTTGTGCTGTTAGAGGCAATGGCTTGTGGCGTGCCTTGTATCGGATCAAATGTAGGGGGAATCCCAGAGGTTATTGAGCATGGCGTAGATGGCTATATCGTAGAACAAGGGGATACAGATGCAGTAGCAGAGTATGCAGTTCGCTTATTGCAAAATGAAGAACAGTTACTGCGTTTTAGAGAGGCTGCGATTCGCGCCGTGAGCGATAAATTCCATTCCTCTAAAATTGTTGAGCAATATGAACAGCTATATGAGAGGGTTGCAGAAAAAAATCATGCAAAACAATAAAGAATGGCAGGCAGCGTATGTCGTGATTCAACAGCTAGAGCAGGCTGGCTTTGAGGCGGTTATTGTTGGCGGTGCAGTAAGGGATGCTTTACTGCAACGACCTGCTCATGATGTCGATGTTGCGACAAATGCGATGCCTGAGGAAGTAAAAGCGGTTTTTCCACGAACCGTAGATATTGGGATTCAGCATGGGACGGTACTTGTGATCGTACCTGCTGGCTCTGTTGAGGTCACAACCTATCGCACGGATGGCGAATATACGGATCATCGCAGACCAGAGCAAGTTTATTTTGTGCGTTCACTAAAGGAAGACCTGCAACGACGTGACTTTACAATGAATGCGCTTGCTCTAAGACGAGATGGTTCTATTGTTGATTTTTATGGTGGTCGCCAAGATATCGAGCAGCGAGTCATTCGAGCTGTTGGTGATGCACAAAAGCGCTTTGCAGAGGATGCTTTACGCATGCTGCGAGCCATTCGCTTTTCTGCGCAGCTTGATTTTACAATAGTAGCAGATACACTAGCTGCTATCCGCTACCAAGCGGCTGATCTTGCCTTTATTGCGAAAGAGCGTATTAAAGCAGAGCTTGATAAGCTATGGGTAGGACAAGCTGTTTATCGTGCTATTCTTCAATTAGAGGAGAGTAACCTAGCTGCTTATTTAGCAGGCAACTTCCACGCTGAAGATTGGCACTATTTTCATACTGAGGATAAGCTTGTAGGCTGGGCATATTTTGCCTTATTACAGGGAGAGCATTGGCAGGAGATCGTGCGAAATTACCGACTATCCAATAAGGAAATGGCATTTATTCAAGCTGTGATTACAGCCTTTCAAGCTTTGGCAGATGGCTGGACAAATGAGCATTATTTTATGTATACAGAGCAGGAGCTGGAGGTAGCATGTTATTTTGCACAATTAAGGCAGCTAAATGTGCCATATCCACAGCAAAGTATTCGTGAGCTACAAGCACAGCTACCGATTCACCATAAGCAGGAGCTTGTTGTTAATGGTACGGATTTGCTGAAATGGTCTGGTAAAAAGGGTGGTCCTTGGGTAAAGGAGGCATTAGCAAAGATATTGCAAGCTATTCTGCAGCGAGAGCTACAAAATGATCGACAGCAAATAAAAAAGTGGTTAGCACAACACTATTTTTAAGGAAGCATTCAAAGCCGCCCCCTTGCACGGATTTACAGTATGATCTAGACTAAAATAGTGAAGTTGACAAAAGGATTGATGGAAACATGACAAATTCCATAAAGGATAAAATTTTAAAAAGCCTATTAGAGGCAGATGGGGAAGCGGTATCAGGTCAGGACTTAGCAGATGCGCTTGGTGTTTCACGAACGGCTATTTGGAAGCATATGCAGACGCTCCAGGAGGAAGGCTATACCTTTGAAACCATTAAGAAGAAAGGCTATGTCCTAACGGGTGTACCGAATAGCTTAAGCCCAACACAAATTGAATTATTTTTACAAACAGAGCACTTTGGACGTGAAATTCATTATTATGATGTTGTAGATTCTACCCAAATTATTGCCCATAAGCTTGCACAAGAAGGCGCTCCACATGGCACGGTCGTCATTGGCGAGGAACAAACAGCAGGGCGTGGTCGTATGGCTCGCCCATGGGAGTCCGCACATGGCACAGGTATATGGATGACAGTTATTGTGCGACCAGATGTGACACCTCAGCAAGCATCGTCCTATACGCTTGTTGTAGCAGTAGCCATTACAATGGCGATTAAAACATTGTATAAGGATATAGAGCCAGCAATTAAATGGCCGAATGACTTATTGGTGAATGGTAAAAAATGTACGGGTATTTTAACGGAGATGCAGGCTGAGGCGGACTGTGTGCAAGCATTGCTTGTAGGCATTGGGATTAATGCGAATCAAGTAGCTGCTGATTTTTCGCCTGATATTGCTGATATTGCCACATCCTTACGCTTAGAGGCAGGCGAGGAAATTAATCGTGCTACACTAGTCGCATCCATCTTGCACTATTTAGAGCAATTTACAGCGTTATATGTAAAGGAAGGTTTTGCAAGTATAAAAGCGTTGTGGGAGCAACTATCCTGTACAATTGGGCAGCGCATTGAAGTAACAACAATTCGAGAGCGCTTTGAAGGTGTTGCGAGCGGCATTACAGATGATGGTGTGTTACAGCTAACACAGGATGATGGCACTGTGCGAACAATTTATGCTGGCGATATTAAATTACTATAAAAAAGAAGCTGCAAGAAGATAAAACTTGCAGCTTTTCTTTATTTGAAAGAGCAGTGCGGGTAAACGCTATTTTAATGATAAGTCGATATCACCATTTGATGAGGAAATAGTAAGCTGATGCTCACCATTGTATACTTGTGATACGGTATTACCTTGTTCTTTATCATTAATTGTAATATCACCAAAGCTTGTTGTTAGGTCGAAGCCAATATCGTCCTTGCTATTTTGTAAATGCAGCGTTGTATCACCAAAGCTGGAGGTAATCGTAGATGAGCCATAAAGCGTGCCGTTCATATCAATATCGCCATGCTCACTATCAATTGTTAAACCATTATTGATCGCTTGCTGGAATGTTATATCACCGAAGGATTGATTAATCGTTGTTTTTTCACCAGCTGTCTGTTCAAACATAATATCACCATAATCTTGCTGAAGGTCTAGCTGTTGATAATGAAGCTGATGAATAGCTATATCGCCAAAGTTATTGTTGATCGTTAGTGTACTTAGCTCATTATCTGCTGGTACATAGATTTTGATAGAGGGAGAATGCCAGCTACCAAAGCCAAATTCTATACGATTCTTGTTCTTTGTGGCTGTTTCAATAAACAATGTGTCATTGTCAATCTGATATGTGATATCCTGCTCCTCAAGCGCCTTTATTTCCAGCTTATAATCACTACCAGCTGCAATAATTTCCACATCGCCATAATCATTGCGAATATCTATATTTGTAAATGCATCGAGTGTATAAGATTGACTTGCCAATTGTTGCTTGCTTGGCACATGAAAGCCATCCTCATCTTTAATAATAAGCCAGCGACCGCCTGAAAAATAACCAATAAGCGCTAGTAAAATGCCTAATGAAATCATTGCTAGAGCAATAAGGGTGTGCTTTGCAGTCATTTAGAAGCCCCCTTTCTTTTTTTCGTTATTGTATGGAATAATCTCCCTAAGGCTTCAATTGAAATAAGGACGATTTTCTTGATCGCACGCATAATAAGCGGGAAGATTAACACACCTAATCCTGTAATAATAAAACCGACCCCTATAAAGAGCAGTGCAGTTGGCCAATGCTCTGTTAAAATCAGAATGCCTCCAATAACTGCAGCAATGCCACTGACGAAAATACTTGCAGCAGTAGCACCAATCGCAAAGATAATACTAGCAATTACAACCCCAAAGGAAAAAATAAGTGCAATAGCTGCTGCTAATAATGGTAATGAGAGCGGCGCAGATAGAATGGCTAAAATAATTAGCCAAATAGCGGTCATATTCTTTGTTGTTGATTTTGCGGAAGGGGTGTCCAAATCCTTT is part of the Lysinibacillus sp. FSL K6-0232 genome and harbors:
- a CDS encoding IS4 family transposase; the encoded protein is MAKNTTIFTLLQNFISQEELDGILAEFQFEDTARKCNVATLLDYLVGAATFEWKSMRHAADVAPAHGLKSVDYSTLSKRLGELNYLIVKRIFELIVGRLNRAARRSLKLKKELLAIDSTTITVGKTRLPWALYHGNRSGIKLHVSFTNETGMPLQIVETTGLKHDGPIGVQLEDKRFILVADRAYFSIDKVDRYAKTQQDFVIRLKENIQLNRKKSLQRAAVEGSNIVADFTCTLGTAQKQTEKRHRIVEFTDYEGAIVRVVTNLRDVSAEEIAGMYKERWAIESFFRWIKQNLNVPVLFGTTKNAVFSQLFAALIAYVLLKFLHSRIQLKSDVDSLSFAGFTRLFLWHALPVKWRTYVEEILSSARMIYQKSVT
- the bshA gene encoding N-acetyl-alpha-D-glucosaminyl L-malate synthase BshA gives rise to the protein MKKLKIGITCYPTVGGSGVIATELGKMLAERGHEIHFITSSVPFRLNKIYPTVFFHEVEVNNYSVFQYSPYDIALASKMADVIKDEGLDVLHVHYAIPHAVCAVLAREMSGQDIGIVTTLHGTDISVLGQDSTLSQAIKYGIDKSDIVTTVSHALKEQTYELIDTTKPIDTIYNFVDEREYFPRNPGNLKAQFGIEEDEKVIIHVSNFRKIKNLPHIVEAFMKIRANMKAKLLLVGDGPEKHRVMDQVKESPYMSDVLFLGKQENLAELYAISDLKLLLSQQESFGLVLLEAMACGVPCIGSNVGGIPEVIEHGVDGYIVEQGDTDAVAEYAVRLLQNEEQLLRFREAAIRAVSDKFHSSKIVEQYEQLYERVAEKNHAKQ
- a CDS encoding biotin--[acetyl-CoA-carboxylase] ligase translates to MTNSIKDKILKSLLEADGEAVSGQDLADALGVSRTAIWKHMQTLQEEGYTFETIKKKGYVLTGVPNSLSPTQIELFLQTEHFGREIHYYDVVDSTQIIAHKLAQEGAPHGTVVIGEEQTAGRGRMARPWESAHGTGIWMTVIVRPDVTPQQASSYTLVVAVAITMAIKTLYKDIEPAIKWPNDLLVNGKKCTGILTEMQAEADCVQALLVGIGINANQVAADFSPDIADIATSLRLEAGEEINRATLVASILHYLEQFTALYVKEGFASIKALWEQLSCTIGQRIEVTTIRERFEGVASGITDDGVLQLTQDDGTVRTIYAGDIKLL
- a CDS encoding DUF4097 family beta strand repeat-containing protein, whose amino-acid sequence is MTAKHTLIALAMISLGILLALIGYFSGGRWLIIKDEDGFHVPSKQQLASQSYTLDAFTNIDIRNDYGDVEIIAAGSDYKLEIKALEEQDITYQIDNDTLFIETATKNKNRIEFGFGSWHSPSIKIYVPADNELSTLTINNNFGDIAIHQLHYQQLDLQQDYGDIMFEQTAGEKTTINQSFGDITFQQAINNGLTIDSEHGDIDMNGTLYGSSTITSSFGDTTLHLQNSKDDIGFDLTTSFGDITINDKEQGNTVSQVYNGEHQLTISSSNGDIDLSLK
- the mgsA gene encoding methylglyoxal synthase, yielding MKIALIAHDHKKDNLVQFAIAYQNILQEHTLYATGTTGQRVIEATGLEVTRFRSGPLGGDQQIGAMIANNDMDMVIFFRDPLTAQPHEPDVSALIRLCDVYQVPLATNMGTAEILLKGLQEGFVDWRMIQERRN
- a CDS encoding CCA tRNA nucleotidyltransferase, whose translation is MQNNKEWQAAYVVIQQLEQAGFEAVIVGGAVRDALLQRPAHDVDVATNAMPEEVKAVFPRTVDIGIQHGTVLVIVPAGSVEVTTYRTDGEYTDHRRPEQVYFVRSLKEDLQRRDFTMNALALRRDGSIVDFYGGRQDIEQRVIRAVGDAQKRFAEDALRMLRAIRFSAQLDFTIVADTLAAIRYQAADLAFIAKERIKAELDKLWVGQAVYRAILQLEESNLAAYLAGNFHAEDWHYFHTEDKLVGWAYFALLQGEHWQEIVRNYRLSNKEMAFIQAVITAFQALADGWTNEHYFMYTEQELEVACYFAQLRQLNVPYPQQSIRELQAQLPIHHKQELVVNGTDLLKWSGKKGGPWVKEALAKILQAILQRELQNDRQQIKKWLAQHYF
- a CDS encoding nucleotide pyrophosphohydrolase, with translation MTEQLSMQALQQRVDDYIGQFKEGYFPPFELLARLTEELGELSREVQDVYGQKKKKSTEGTNSIEEELGDFFFVLVCFANAQGIQLDQALLRVIHKFETRDKDRWTRKDEE
- a CDS encoding DUF1700 domain-containing protein, with protein sequence MDRASYLKKLRKKLHRLPAHELDAALAYYEEYFDEAGEGNEQQVIAQLGSPSHVAAQILADFALKDLDTPSAKSTTKNMTAIWLIILAILSAPLSLPLLAAAIALIFSFGVVIASIIFAIGATAASIFVSGIAAVIGGILILTEHWPTALLFIGVGFIITGLGVLIFPLIMRAIKKIVLISIEALGRLFHTITKKRKGASK
- a CDS encoding YitT family protein is translated as MLKQLKIRNIIAIMLGAAIFSFGFVHFNMQNQLGEGGLSGITLILYFTLGWDPALMNLLLNIPMFIIGYRLLGKKSFIYTLVGTLSVSVFLKVFQKYQFTIHLEDDMLLVALFAGVFVGLGLGIVFRYGGTTGGVDILARLGHKYLGWSMGKTMFIFDAIVIMLSWLTFLDARSMMYTLVAVFVGARVIDFVQDGAYAARGALIISEQSDVIAKTIALRMERGITILEGHGHFTKQPKEVIYCVIGRNEVVRLKSIIHEVDPHAFVSIIEVRDVAGEGFTLDEQKQPLH
- the dapB gene encoding 4-hydroxy-tetrahydrodipicolinate reductase, with amino-acid sequence MSIRVAIAGARGKMGAEAVHTVMKHDKMELVAVLDYKEVGKTLADLEMFPASYTAPIFTDMHELVEATAPDVLVDLTNPHAVYKHTKEALTLNVRPVIGTTGFTDVQLEELTAIAKEKELGCIIAPNFAIGAILMMKFAKEAAKYLPDVEIIEMHHDQKLDAPSGTAVKTAQLIQEVRAPKAQGHPEEKETIAGARGGDIDGMRIHSVRLPGLVAHQQVLFGGDGQLLTIRHDSLNRNSFMSGVAFCIEEVMKMDQLVYGLENII